The window AAGGGCTCCGTCTCCTGGGTGTCACCATCAACGATGTAGCGTTCGGTCGGGGCCGCAGCATACTCGACGCCATCGCGGACCATGGCCCAGTTTTTCTGGAAATTCCCCATGCCATACGCCGTCCCCCAGGGATTCGCCTCGGCAGGCCGACTCTGTGGATCAAATGAATTCGTCTGGAACAGATCGTTGATGTGGTTTCGCGATGCCTGATACCCCACCATCATATTGTTAAACCGCAGCATATCGCTAAACGCGAGGAAGAGATACTCCTGGGCGTTTTCATCCTCGACATTGCTGATGGCTCGCAGGAGCTTGCTCAACACGAGGAGCTGCCGGTCGTTGAACATGTCCTTCCAGTCTTCATACCCATGCTGAAAGACGTCATTGCCGCTAATGGATGATGCAGACGTGATGGCTCCCTCTGGGATCGGCTCTTGGGGAATGTAGTCGCGAAGGTCATCGGCCTCGGCCCACTCGGCGGCGGCGGCCGCATATCGCTGCTTGTCGTCGTCGGTCGCGGCTTTGTAGCCCTTGGCGTCGCTGCGGTCATAGCCACGCTCATCGCAGTGATCACAGTAGTACTCAACGGCGTAGAGTCGCTGTGAATACCCATCCTGTTCGGCAATGGCGTCAGTGACGCCGTATTTCTGGCCGCAGTCACGACAGGAGTATTCGCCGCGGTGCACGGTTCCCTCATCTGGACGGAAGGAATGGTGACACTGGTCACAGGTAGAGTCGCTCCGCCAGTCATCCACGTAGGTGAGCTGTTCGCAGTGGGGGCAAAACACGTTGTATTCGTCACCATGGTCGAAGCGGCCCTTGGCCACGCGATAATCGGAAAACAGCGAGACGGTGTTGTCACAGGAGACACAGTCAACCTCCTTGACCCACAGATAATGCATGACATCGGCAGTGTGGCCATCGTCGTCGGCATTTGGGCAGGCCGTTTGGTAATGCGCGGTAAGCTCCTCTGCCACCGCGTCTTTCACTGACTCAAACGCCGCATCAAGCGTGTCGAGATCCGTGCGGCCCGCCTCAAGCTCTTTCTTGACGACAAACCAGGCAACGGGATTCAGATCGTTGCCGACGACATCGGCGCCAAATCGGGAGGCCTCAACTAACGAGGTTCCGCCACCCATGAATGGGTCAAGGACTTTGGTATCGTTGACGCGGACGTCCTTGGGATACAGCTCCCAGAGTGACTCCGGATCTGTATCAGTGACTGACTCAAGCAGATGGTCGATATCATCGGAGCCAATATCAAAGTCTGTGAGTGTGCGCTTGTTTGCCCCCGGCTCACGCACGTCAATCTCCTTGGTTTCGTTGAGTAAGGAATACAGCGAGATGGAGCGGAAAACACAGCCGAGCCGGCGCGCCCACCATTTGTGCATGGTGTAGATCGGTCGGTAATGCCGCTTGGCACGCCCCTCCTTTTCGGCGATTTCGTTGATCTTCTCGATGGGGAACCCCTGCTCGATTGGCAGTGGTGTCCGTGCCGCCGGCGTGTGCTCTTGGCGGGCCATAATATACCTCCTCTATTCGGGAGTTGGTATATAAACCTTGCAGTCAATTTGGGGAGAGGAGTTAATTTTCAGGGGCGCAGTTTTATACAACCAGCCGGCCACCGGCGGATGTGACCGCGCCGACGAGCCCGGGAGGCGACTTTGTCTCAGTAACGTATGAGCACGGCGTAGCGGATGCCGTGACGGACGCGGGTGAGTCGACCGACGAGACGCAATCTGGGGAGCCCCTTGCGTCACTTCGCGCGCGACGAGTATTGGCTGGCCAGTCGGATACGGCGATGCAGTCGCTGGGCCAGCTCGATGAGTCGAATGTCAAGCTGCTTGAACACCAAGTTGAGGCGGCGTATCGCGCCCTGTTCGAGATGGATGGCAAGGCGCTACTTGCGGATGAGGTTGGCCTGGGGAAGACGATTGAAGTCGGCATGATTCTGAAGGAGATGGCGTATCGCGATACCTGCGATGCCGTCTTGATTCTCACCCCGGCACAGCTGGCCAAGCAGTGGCAAGGCGAATTGGCGGAGAAGTTCGGCCTCGAGTACGTCTGCAACTACGACGATGAGTTTGCGGGTTTTGATGCCCACGACCAGATCATTGCGAGTATTGATACCGCAAAGAGCGACCGGCACCGCGACACGGTGTTGAGTCGCCAATGGGATGTCCTCGTGCTTGATGAGGCCCACTACGTCAAAAACGAAGCAACGGATCGATACAGTCTGATCGACCAGCTCTACTATCGGTATGCGTTTTTCCTGACGGCGACGCCGATTCAGAATGAGCTAACCGATCTGTACAATGTGATCTCGCTGTTGCGGCCAGGGTTGTTCGGCACGCGTGATGTGTTTCACCAGTATTTCAGCGACTCCGGTGACTCGCTGATTAACACCGACGAGCTGCAGGCCCGCCTCCAGCAAGTCATGATTCGCAATCGGCGGGCCGAGACGGATATTGACTTCACTGACCGGATTATCGATACCCGAACGTTCCAGCAGTCAGCCGCGGAACGAGAGCTGTACGAGTTAGTCACCGAGTACGTGACAACGGCCTACAGCCAAGATCAGGGGCAGAAACTCGTGTTAATGTTGCTGCAAAAGGAGGTTGTCAGTAGTCCGGAGGCGCTTCGCGGGACGATCTACAAGCAGCTCCAGGACCCCACTGAACACACGAACCGCCAGGCACTTCGACGGATTCTGGATGCGATTGATGCGATTGAGGAGAATACGAAGGCCCAGCGACTCAATGATATCATCGCCTCGGCGCGTGAGGAAGTCGAGAAGGGACGTGTGATCGTCTTCACGCAGTTTCGGGCCACACAGCAGGCCTTGCTCGAATCGCTGTCAGCGGCGGGCTACGTGACGCATGCGTTCCACGGTGGCCACTCAAGTGCGGAGAAGGAAGCGATTATCGAGGACTTCCGCCAGGAGGGTGGTGTCTTGGTATCGACGGATGCGATGAATGAGGGGCGGAATCTCCAGTTTTGCAATCTGATGGTGAATTACGATCTGCCGTGGAATCCGATGAAGGTCGAACAACGGATTGGCCGGATTCACCGCATTGGCCAGGACCGCGACGTGTACGTGTTCAATATGGCACTAGAGGATACCATCGAGGAGTACGTCCTTGATCGACTGTACCACAAGATCGATCTGTTCCAGCAGACGGTCGGTGAGCTGAGTACGATTCTCTCGCGGTTGGATGACTCCGGGCAGAGCTTTGAGGATGAAATCTTCGAGCGACTCGTCAATGCCGGTGATGAAGTCGAGTTAGAGAATGACTTCGATGCGATGGCGGTCGATCTTGACGAACAGAAGGAGCTTGCAAATCAGATGGAGGAGTTCAACGAGGGGGTCTTCGACGGCTTTGATCTGGGGAGTGATACTGAGCGGGAGTCGCGTGATGAGCCCGCCGTGGCCCGGCAAACGCGATTGGGTGATGCGGAGTGACCGATACTGGTGAGTCGGAACGTGACGTCTCAGCATCCCGGTCGCTTGCGAATCTGCAGGCGGCGCTTCGCCCACTGTTTGTGCGGAGTGATGCAACTGTCGCCTTCGAGGACGATTGCTGGCGATGTACGGGAGACATTGCGGCCTTGCCGGCACCACTGCTTGACCAGCTTGCGACGCCGGAGCTGCCGACTGCTGTTGAGCTCGTGTGGATGGCGGCTGACGACGAGTCCACGCCAGAGCCCGCCGGTGAGGCGACTGTGGTGACGCTGACGCCTGAGGGGTCACTCACCGAAGAGTTGTTGACGCTTGCAGCGACCGACTGTCCGGTTGGCCGACTTGAGTATGAAGAGCCCGTACTTGCAGAGCCGGTTCCCGAGTGGGTAGCTGCTGGTGAGCTTTCAATTGCGGCTCGTGAGTTTACGCCGTATTTCACGCGTGATGGCGCGTGGTGTTTGCTTGCCGTCTCGGTTGAGACCGTCACTGAGTTTGAGCATGATCTGTTGCTTCCGGTCGCAATCGATCTTGCCAACGGTGACCCGCTTCCACTCCTCGTTGAGGCAGGCCGACAGCTTACTGAGCCAACGAGTGAGTACGAGTATTCGGTTGCTGATCCAGAGACGCTGACGGAGCCGGACACATATCACAGCGAGCTGATTGCGGTTGCCGAAACCGAGCTTGCACCCATTGTCGATGACGCTAAGCGTGACGCAACGGCGGCGGCACATGCAGAGTTTGAGGAGTATCGCGAGACACAGGATGCGCGACTCGAAACGCTTCGTGAGGACGTCGCCGCTCAAGAGGAGACAATTGCCGAGCTTCGGGACCAGCTCAAAGCCGTTGAGTCGCGGGACAAGCGGATGGAGCTGCTTGCTGAACAGGACGAGGCCAAGGAGACGCTCGATGCATTAACTGAGGAGTTGGATAGCATCACAAACTCGCGGCGAGACGGCTATCCTGAAAAGCAGGCGAAGATTCGCCAACGACATACAATCAATGTGGAGACGACGCTCGTTGGTGGGTTTGAGATGGCCTATGAGAAGGGTGATCTGACGCTGACTGTCACGGATGGGGAGTCACATGTTGACGTCCAGCAAGTGTATGGACGCGATGCGGCGTTCTTTGATGCGCCCGCATGTGCAGAGTGTGGGGCCACAGTTGATGAGGAGAATCCTGGCCAGATTCTCGCGGGGCAGCTTGTGGGTGCACATTGCTGTGATCGTGATGAATAGATTCATTCTCTATTTGCACAACAAATAAGGAACGGCACACCACACGACTGTACGTGACTCCGCCGGCGCCTCGTGATGAATCGGAGCCGAGTGACGAGGAGCCGATATCTGATGGCGGCGGCGAACTTCGCGATGCTGATCTTGCGCTTCTCGAGGATACCAAGCTGACGGATTTAGACGACGATGTGTTTGATCACGAAGCGCATATCGAAGTGCTTGAAGCGATCATTCACGATAACGAGCCGCCGTGGCAGATTGGCTTGTTCGGCACGTGGGGCTCCGGGAAATCGTCGATTGTTGAGCTTACCTTTGATCGAATCCGTCGTGGCCGGGCGAACGCGGTTGAACCAGCTCCTGAGACCGAGACCGACTCTAGGTTGACTCAGGACGACAACGACACAGAAGAGGGAGATGGTGCCGGCGAAGATACTGGGCTGACAGATTCAGACTCTGCTGCGGATGGTGACGTGGTACAGGACCCCGATACCGACGAAGAGCCGCAGGGTGATGGCGACGCTCCCGAATCCGAGGCAGCTGACGATGCGACGACTGGGGAAGACGAGGTAGACGAGGAAGGAGACGCTGGCTGGTGGGAGCGGATTCGGAGATTGGATCCACTGTACGGTATTCAGGAGGAGCGAGACGCAAAGTCAAGCGACGATGAGGAACCAGAGGGACAGGAGAGTCAGGAAAGTGGCGGGGATAGCAACAATGTACCGTCATATGATTTTCCGAATACGGCGTGTGTCCAACTTGATGCGTGGCGCCACGAGTCTGAGTCAATCAAGACTGGCCTAATCCTCGATTTGAATGAATCGTTGGCGGCGGATACATTCTGGCAGAATCATAATGCCCCGTCATCGCTACCTCCGACTGGGTGGCAAGCGACCGATAATCTGTATAATTGGATTGATTCAAAACGCCCCGATTTGACCGATACCGAGCGTGTGCCCTCTCAAGATGAGCTTCTCAACAGCAAGGATATTCTTCATACGCTGTATGATGTCGACGATTCCGATGAGCGTGGATTGCTCCAAACGATAACGGACACCACGCGATCATATCTCCATCAACTCATAATCATAATACCCGTAGTGGGAATCTTAGTTCTAGGTTTAGGTGGGCTCTACTGGATTCTCGACTCAATCTTAGGGGTTTCTGGGCTTGGTTCTCCCCAGATTGCTGCGGTGGGTATTGGAACACTGGTCGTGACTGCAATCGCGAAACAACTTGTTGGGGGCTCTTTCCCCGGGGCTGGTCCACTCGAGAACCCACGACAAAACTGGTCCGGCAGCTATGAGAAGATCTTCGACGAGGTTGTCAAGGCAGCTGAAGCAAACCACGAAGCCACCTATGGCGAGGAGTTAGACCAAATCGTCATCTCAGTCGATGATCTTGACCGGTGTGATAGCGAGACGGTCTATCGAACGCTGGTTGCGCTCAAGTCATTCATGGATCACGAGAAGTGCATCTATATCATTCCCTGCGACGACGAGGCGCTTTACAAGCACTTGTCGGATTCTGGAGGAGGGACATACCTGTCGGATGTGAATACCCAGCGTGATTTCCTGGCCAAATTTTTCCAGTCGCAGATTCCGATTCCACTACCAACCGACAAGCAGCTGGAGGCGTTTACTAAGCAAAAGCTGGATGAGCTGGATAGCTCCTCGAATCGTACGGTTGCAGACGATGCGATCGAGGAAATTGTGTCGCAAGCCCGGCTTCAGACACCCCGAAGAACGTTACAAATCATCAATCGAGTATATACGATGGTTGAGCTCGCTGAGAGAAGAGAGATTGAATCAGTCGACCCGCAGAGTGAGTTTGATATTCGGTTCCTCACGAAGCTTGAGATTATCCGTGAGGACTATCCAGAATTGTATACTGGAATTGAGGAAGGAATAATATCGCTTCCAGATATTGCCGGGCGCGGCCAAGACCCTATTCGATCAGAGATTATTCGGAAGCGGCTGGCACAGCAATTGTCTGATTCACATAATCTCGAGGAATTGAGTCGGTTCCTCGCTGAGACGCATGAGACG is drawn from Halosegnis longus and contains these coding sequences:
- a CDS encoding P-loop NTPase fold protein, which codes for MTPPAPRDESEPSDEEPISDGGGELRDADLALLEDTKLTDLDDDVFDHEAHIEVLEAIIHDNEPPWQIGLFGTWGSGKSSIVELTFDRIRRGRANAVEPAPETETDSRLTQDDNDTEEGDGAGEDTGLTDSDSAADGDVVQDPDTDEEPQGDGDAPESEAADDATTGEDEVDEEGDAGWWERIRRLDPLYGIQEERDAKSSDDEEPEGQESQESGGDSNNVPSYDFPNTACVQLDAWRHESESIKTGLILDLNESLAADTFWQNHNAPSSLPPTGWQATDNLYNWIDSKRPDLTDTERVPSQDELLNSKDILHTLYDVDDSDERGLLQTITDTTRSYLHQLIIIIPVVGILVLGLGGLYWILDSILGVSGLGSPQIAAVGIGTLVVTAIAKQLVGGSFPGAGPLENPRQNWSGSYEKIFDEVVKAAEANHEATYGEELDQIVISVDDLDRCDSETVYRTLVALKSFMDHEKCIYIIPCDDEALYKHLSDSGGGTYLSDVNTQRDFLAKFFQSQIPIPLPTDKQLEAFTKQKLDELDSSSNRTVADDAIEEIVSQARLQTPRRTLQIINRVYTMVELAERREIESVDPQSEFDIRFLTKLEIIREDYPELYTGIEEGIISLPDIAGRGQDPIRSEIIRKRLAQQLSDSHNLEELSRFLAETHETIKPVDPFVRLIEDADAMISRFDDAFRKGHVESLLTRLKRASYTGGSSGGDDLSANTVNGATQAEYLIKVEDALDEVQTVPEHFTTAVQIIDGFDDLRQEELLDTLWQIVGDEELVAGKDGDSGLYQALRMIEFGSFEPLLAQQDDATLITTLIHRCMEAELTADPVDAAAVNTLFDEIRENQTEIDSADTTELREKFATNILQAKDDGRISEQDFVDLINQSQRDVTTLYSGTLARNVA
- a CDS encoding DEAD/DEAH box helicase; amino-acid sequence: MTAPTSPGGDFVSVTYEHGVADAVTDAGESTDETQSGEPLASLRARRVLAGQSDTAMQSLGQLDESNVKLLEHQVEAAYRALFEMDGKALLADEVGLGKTIEVGMILKEMAYRDTCDAVLILTPAQLAKQWQGELAEKFGLEYVCNYDDEFAGFDAHDQIIASIDTAKSDRHRDTVLSRQWDVLVLDEAHYVKNEATDRYSLIDQLYYRYAFFLTATPIQNELTDLYNVISLLRPGLFGTRDVFHQYFSDSGDSLINTDELQARLQQVMIRNRRAETDIDFTDRIIDTRTFQQSAAERELYELVTEYVTTAYSQDQGQKLVLMLLQKEVVSSPEALRGTIYKQLQDPTEHTNRQALRRILDAIDAIEENTKAQRLNDIIASAREEVEKGRVIVFTQFRATQQALLESLSAAGYVTHAFHGGHSSAEKEAIIEDFRQEGGVLVSTDAMNEGRNLQFCNLMVNYDLPWNPMKVEQRIGRIHRIGQDRDVYVFNMALEDTIEEYVLDRLYHKIDLFQQTVGELSTILSRLDDSGQSFEDEIFERLVNAGDEVELENDFDAMAVDLDEQKELANQMEEFNEGVFDGFDLGSDTERESRDEPAVARQTRLGDAE
- a CDS encoding DUF1156 domain-containing protein gives rise to the protein MARQEHTPAARTPLPIEQGFPIEKINEIAEKEGRAKRHYRPIYTMHKWWARRLGCVFRSISLYSLLNETKEIDVREPGANKRTLTDFDIGSDDIDHLLESVTDTDPESLWELYPKDVRVNDTKVLDPFMGGGTSLVEASRFGADVVGNDLNPVAWFVVKKELEAGRTDLDTLDAAFESVKDAVAEELTAHYQTACPNADDDGHTADVMHYLWVKEVDCVSCDNTVSLFSDYRVAKGRFDHGDEYNVFCPHCEQLTYVDDWRSDSTCDQCHHSFRPDEGTVHRGEYSCRDCGQKYGVTDAIAEQDGYSQRLYAVEYYCDHCDERGYDRSDAKGYKAATDDDKQRYAAAAAEWAEADDLRDYIPQEPIPEGAITSASSISGNDVFQHGYEDWKDMFNDRQLLVLSKLLRAISNVEDENAQEYLFLAFSDMLRFNNMMVGYQASRNHINDLFQTNSFDPQSRPAEANPWGTAYGMGNFQKNWAMVRDGVEYAAAPTERYIVDGDTQETEPFETPIGESFELRQGDMRTLPYEDEFDAVITDPPYYDNIIYSEVADYFYVWQKLLLEDRYEGFDQEQTPRLESIVTNPFLDKTSEDFESELHEAFSVIRNTLKSDGVLAFTYHHSDSDSWGELLESLCDVGFEVTRTYPVSADVKKFITGEAVSFDIIVVARPIAESERTGISWRRLRRDIYEEVRTKRRELMAERELSRGDIGVMEMGACFQMYSRHHGKVTRDGDIMSAKDAVEEIYGLIQEASEIGEIDVFIDLLQEQSPDYSTVNKLCRGTNASPDDLKRMQLFSTEDGFALGTWQNDRRYRYIEDRVNSEGTLTALDKLQFLRRRFEEGKTVQNYVDKWEIDDDVHELADRLAAATGDDTYQRVLGDRDISSFGG